TAAGCTGTCTCCGGATCATTCTTCTTATACCAGTATGCTAATGCAAGGTTCCGATAAGGCATATGATTGGTGCTTCCTGCTTCACAAGCTTGCTTCCAGTGTTCGATTGCCTCATCAACGCGCCCACGAACGTAAAGCATGCAGCCAATGTGAGTTCTAGCTTCTGCGTCAGGCTGCCTTTCAAGGACGCGCATTAATATCTCGCGGTGAGCAAAACAATTTACTATTCCTAACCCGTCTGGCCGGCGTTTGCTTGGCAAGTCGATTCCAAGCTCAACTGCAATGCCATTTAAAAATGGGTCATCTGGCGGCCCATATTCGACCCAGGCATTAACGACCGCCCTTGCCTCCTCCAACAAACCTAGTTCGAAGTACCATGCAGCCGCATCCATGTCTTCTTGGAATACTTCCAACAAAAGTATTGGAAAGACCTGGTTTTTCTCACCAGATGATTGAACCAGGTCTGATGAAATAAAAAGCCCGCTTTCGAGGAAATACTTCTCCCACTGTGCCGTTCGCCATAAAGGGTCTGCATCATGCAACTTACAAATCAAACCAAGCCCCCGTTCTGTCTCTCCGAGTTTTCTAGCTGACACCGCCGCCGCAAGTGTGAGGGTAGGGTCACAAGGGTTATTCTCGTATAGTTGGATAACCTCTTTGTACGCACCATCCCGTAGACCTGCCAGAGCCAACTGCCAAGATGCAAGTTTGCCAAAAACCGTATCTTTAAGAAGCAATCTCCAAAGCTTTCTAGCCTCCAGCGAATCACCCAGGGCTAGCGCCAGATACGCTGTTGCTTCAGGGTCGGGGCAGAAGCGCAATGCAATGCGTGCATGCTCTGCTGCTTCACGCAACTGCCCTGAAAGCAACCTCAGCCTTGCAAGCCCCTTCCGGCCTTCGGCTTCATGCTCTGTGCCAAGTAGTCGCCAATAATGCTCCTCCGCAGTCGCTAAGGAATCCAACCGCTCGAAAACACAAGCCGCCTGAAGTATCTCATCGGGCGTCTGCACTTTTGGAGGCATCACGCTAGTGCGCGGCACCGCATTCCGAATCCTATCTTTCGCAAGGGAATCGTATCGGAGAATAGGCTTTCCGCCGCCATCCCTAATCTCTATGTTCAATTCTTTTGCAGGATGCTCAATTGATATTCTCTCTATGCAACCTGGCATTAAATCAAGCCGCTGCTCTTTTATGGTAATGCCTCCCTGCAAAACCAGAACTCGGGCTTGAGGAACCTTTCGAGTCATCTGGATAAGGACCTCGGTGGCCACGCCTTCCTCACGTACGTTTATGATGCCTTCTTTGTGTGCCTTCACAAAACCGCCGGTCGGACCAACTGGTATCCATGCTTCGTTAAACTCAACAAGCTCATGAGGCATGAGGAAGTCAAAATCACCTTGCGTGGCAAATCTTCCCGCTTGAATCTCAAAGTAATCGCCGGCACTTTCGGTAAGCATTCTCTGCCAAAGCCTGCCCATTTCATCCCTGCCCCAGAAGAAAGCTTTTCTGCCTGGCAATTCCTCCTTGGGCGACCAGTGAGCAACCCCATAATCCCAATCCCAATAGTAAATCCCAAAAAAATCATCGTAGACCTCGGTGGCAAAAATGTCGCATGAGGTTTCATGCGCATACGCCCAGCTTAGGTCAGTTCCCCTGTGGACAGGCCACGCCATCTCGTTTCCATAAGCGCCAGAAGTAGCCATCGTCATTGGATAAACTAGCTGGGTGCGAGGTGTCTGATAAACTCCAGCGTTGGTCCACCAATAGTGCCGATGGGGTATTGAAGTCCCGTTATAGAGCCTGCCATGCTGGAAGAACCGATACTCCTCAGGAGCAAGACGGACTTCCATTGTGAAACGCATCCCCGTCATGCGCTCAGTATGACCAAATATAATCGAAACCGAGCCATCGGAATTCTGGCGCGTAACATAGGGAATTCGCGAATAAGTATAAACGGAATGGCCGATGGGAAAGTTGTACTCGATGCCGCCGGAAATCCATGCACCTCGAATAGCTATAAGCGCCGGTTTTATACAGTCACTTCTGTAAAATATTTCAGCCCGAGCAACTTATCATATGCAGAGAACAACCGACAACCAAAGTCAGGTAGAAACGTCAAGCGAAGAAACTCATTCTCAAGTACAACGCAATCATACTGCCTAACGATACGCTCCGAGCTCAAGCGGTTCTGCATTCTATAAGGATAGGGATGAGCTCCCAACTGCTTGGTAAAGCAAGGATTTGGACTCTCTGAACGCAAAACATACGTAGGCAGTTCTATAGATTCACGACGAACCTCAGCACTCATAACATCTCTCCCAAAGAATCTAACCGCCGATACCTTACACGGCATTTTGGCAGATTCCTTCAATGAAAACCCTTCTTTGAACACCTCTGAAGGGTAAGCCAACTGCTATGTCAAAATGTAAGTTGAGGCGACTCGGGTAAATAATATCACACTATACTATGCAGAGGTGCTGTGGCTGTGTCTGGGCTTAATAATTCAAAAATAAGAGTAGCACTCCACATTCACACACTATATTCTCCATGCGCTGATACAAAACTTGAAGACATTAATGAATATTGTCGCAAACTCGAGATAGACGTAATTGCCGTAACGGACCACAACACAATCGGTGGCGCACTCTTTCTACGCGCATTAGCCCCCGACCTTCGAATTATAATCGGAGAGGAAATCCAAACACGACAAGGAGAAATTGTTGGTCTTTTTCTAGAGCAAGAGATTGAGCCAGGCCTCGATGCAGTAGAGACTTGCGAGCGTATAAAAGCTCAGCATGGTTTGGTCTACATCCCGCATCCGTTCGACCTTTTCAAAATTCATCGCTTGAAAAAGCAAACTCTGATGCAGATACTCGACATGGTCGACATAATCG
This genomic interval from Armatimonadota bacterium contains the following:
- a CDS encoding PHP domain-containing protein; this translates as MSGLNNSKIRVALHIHTLYSPCADTKLEDINEYCRKLEIDVIAVTDHNTIGGALFLRALAPDLRIIIGEEIQTRQGEIVGLFLEQEIEPGLDAVETCERIKAQHGLVYIPHPFDLFKIHRLKKQTLMQILDMVDII
- a CDS encoding DUF5107 domain-containing protein, whose product is MFYRSDCIKPALIAIRGAWISGGIEYNFPIGHSVYTYSRIPYVTRQNSDGSVSIIFGHTERMTGMRFTMEVRLAPEEYRFFQHGRLYNGTSIPHRHYWWTNAGVYQTPRTQLVYPMTMATSGAYGNEMAWPVHRGTDLSWAYAHETSCDIFATEVYDDFFGIYYWDWDYGVAHWSPKEELPGRKAFFWGRDEMGRLWQRMLTESAGDYFEIQAGRFATQGDFDFLMPHELVEFNEAWIPVGPTGGFVKAHKEGIINVREEGVATEVLIQMTRKVPQARVLVLQGGITIKEQRLDLMPGCIERISIEHPAKELNIEIRDGGGKPILRYDSLAKDRIRNAVPRTSVMPPKVQTPDEILQAACVFERLDSLATAEEHYWRLLGTEHEAEGRKGLARLRLLSGQLREAAEHARIALRFCPDPEATAYLALALGDSLEARKLWRLLLKDTVFGKLASWQLALAGLRDGAYKEVIQLYENNPCDPTLTLAAAVSARKLGETERGLGLICKLHDADPLWRTAQWEKYFLESGLFISSDLVQSSGEKNQVFPILLLEVFQEDMDAAAWYFELGLLEEARAVVNAWVEYGPPDDPFLNGIAVELGIDLPSKRRPDGLGIVNCFAHREILMRVLERQPDAEARTHIGCMLYVRGRVDEAIEHWKQACEAGSTNHMPYRNLALAYWYKKNDPETAYKFMLKANQVSPGDAETLRDLDILAETTGRDAERIKVAENILKYAPEDSGCLERAVRAFLEVGRLDEAVELITTKRFFVPELAYHIRILYVRALLMRGARLFSERNFKEAAQDFQRATEYPENIGASKFHDSSDAQAYYLLGLALEQLGLAKKAVLAWKLAADDIAVRGAEQAFYVGRAREKLGRKDASDAFDLLLPTSAIRDADNPQAHARYAYLRGLHHLAMGEAESAAVCFKTAREIELSAPAKMHAYLEAICQTRSEGRRMPIPVWWTVEPTAV
- a CDS encoding DUF5107 domain-containing protein codes for the protein MPCKVSAVRFFGRDVMSAEVRRESIELPTYVLRSESPNPCFTKQLGAHPYPYRMQNRLSSERIVRQYDCVVLENEFLRLTFLPDFGCRLFSAYDKLLGLKYFTEVTV